The DNA segment CATCCGCACCTCGTACCTCTCGCTCAACACCCTGGACGGCGGCCCGCTGGGCGACCACCGGGTGCGGCAGGCGCTCAACCACGCGATCGACGTGCCGCTGCTCATCAAGGCGGTGCTGGGCGGCAAGGCACGTGAGGTCCCCGCGATGATCCCGCGCGGCGCCTTCGGCTTCGACCCGTCCGTCACACCCTTCACCCGCTCGGCGTCCAGGGCCCGAGCGCTGCTCGCCGAGGCCGGTTACCCGCACGGCTTCTCCACCACGCTCACCGCGTCCAACGTCGACTCCAATGTCGCCGAAGCGCTGTCGGGACTCCTCGCCGAGGCCGGGGTGCACGCCCGCGTCGCCCTCCTCGACCCCGGTACGTACGCGGCCCGGCTCACCTCCGACGACCACGGCGCGCTCGGTCCGATGTACCTGGCCGCGAGCACCGTCTGGACCCTCGACGGCGAGAGCATGCTCCAGTCCGTCGTACGCAGCGACCGCAGGCAGAGCCGCTGGCACTCCAAGGAGGCGGACCGGCTCATCGACACCGAGGAACTCGGCGTCGACCCCGCCGGACGCGCCCGCGCCTTCTCCGACCTCCAGCGGCTGATGCGCGAGCAGGCGCCCTTCGTCTTCCTCTACCAGCTCGACAACATCCTCGCCCGCAACGCACGGCCCCGCTGGAAACCGGGCGCCGCGGGCTCGCTGGCCATGCAGAACGCGGAGGTCACGGTATGAGCGACCTGTCCCTCCGGGAACCGGACACGTCGGAACCGGACGGTACGCCGGCCACCCCGGCCCGGACCGCCCGCGACCGGACCCGACTGCTGCGCGGCGTCCTGGTCCGGCTCGGCACCGCGCTGCTCGTCCTGCTGTGCACGGCGACCGTCTCGTTCTTCCTGGTCCGGCTCTCCGGCGACCCCGTCAAACAGCTCCTCCCGCCGGACGCCACCGCCCACCAGGAGACCGTGCTGCGCGCGAGCCTCGGCCTGAACCGGCCGCTGTTCACCCAGTACCTGGACTTCCTGTGGGGGCTGCCCCGCCTCGACTTCGGCAACTCCCTCTTCTACAACGAGCCGGTCAGGACCGTGCTGGCCGACCGGCTGCCCGCCACCCTCCAACTCGCGGGCGCCGCACTGGTGGTGACCCTGGTCGTCGCGGTGCCCGCCGGGATCTTCGCGGCCATGCGCCGCGGCCGGGCCTGCGACCGCGGAGTGATGACCGGGGTGCTGCTCGGGCAGTCCACGCCGCCCTTCTGGGTCGGCATCCTGCTGATCCTCGTCTTCGCGGTGGGGCTGCACGTCCTTCCGGCGTCCGGATACGGCACCTTCGCCAACCTCGTCCTGCCCTCGGTCACCCTCGCCGTCTACTCCGTCGCGGTGGTGGCGCGGCTGCTGCGGTCCTCACTGATCGACGTGCTCTCCTCCGACCACATCCGGACCGCCAGGGCCAAGGGGTTCGGCCCGGTCGAGGTGGTGCTCAGACACGGGCTGCGCAATGCCTCGCTGCCCGTGATCACGGTGGTCGGGCTCGAAGTGGGCAGCCTGCTCGGCGGCGCGATCCTCACCGAACAGGTCTTCTCCTGGCCCGGCGTGGGACAGCTGACCATCGAGGCCATCTCCAAACGGGATTTCCCGCTGGTCCAGGCCACCGTCCTCTTCTTCGCCGCCACCTTCGTCGTGGTGAACCTGCTGGTGGACCTCTCCTACAGCTTCCTCGACCCGAGGGTGAGGTCATCCCGATGAGTCCGCTGCCTCCGACCACCACCACCCCGCCGGCCACCCGCCCCACCGCTCGGGGCGGCGGCCCCGGATCCGCCGCGCTGCGGGCCCTGCTGCGCAACCGGCTCGCCGTCGCCGCCCTGGCCGTACTCGCGGTCATGCTGATCGCCGCCGTGTTCGCCCCGCTCATCGCCCCCTGCGACCCGAACGCGCAGAACCTGCTGTTGCGGCTCCGGCCGCCCGCCTGGCAGCACGGCGGCAGCAGCGCCCACCTCCTCGGCACCGACCAGCTCGGCCGGGACATGCTGTCCCGGGTCGTCTACGGCACCCGGGTCTCGCTCCTGGTCGGCGCGGGCGCCGCGCTCCTCGCCGGAGTCATCGGCACGGCCGCCGGCCTCGCATCCGGGTACTTCGGAGGCTGGACCGACCGCGTACTGATGCGGCTGGCCGACGTCCAGCTCGCCTTCCCGGCGATCCTGCTGGCGCTGGCCATCGTCGGCTTCCTCGGCTCCGGCCTCTGGTACGTGATCCTCGTGCTCGGCTTCACCGGCTGGGTCTCCTACGCCCGCGTCGTCCGCTCCGAGGTCATGTCGCTGCGCTCCCGCGACTTCATCACCGAGGCACGGGCCATCGGCGTCACGGACGCCGCCATCATGCGCCGCCATCTGCTGCCCAACGTGATGGCGCCCCTCGCCACCATCGGCACCCTGCACGTCGCCGCCGCCATCGTCGCGGAGGCGTCCTTGAGCTACCTCGGCCTCGGGGTCCCCAAGGAGACCGTCACCTGGGGCTCGATGCTCTCCGACGGACAGCTCTACCTGGGCACCTCCTGGTGGCTCGCCGTCTTCCCGGGAGCCGCCCTGATGGTCACCTCGCTCGCTGTCAACATCACCGGCGACGCCCTGCGCGACGTCGCGGACCCGAAGGCGTACCGCCGATGAAAGCCAGTCAGGCGGAGCCGCTGCTCCGCATCAGCGACCTCAGCGTCGACTTCCGGCTCGAAAGCTCCACCGTGCACGCCGTACGGGGCGTCTCCCTGGAGGTCGCCGCGGGCGAGACGCTCGCCGTGGTCGGGGAGTCCGGCAGTGGGAAGACGGCCACCGCCCTCTCCGTGCTGCGCCTCAACCCGGCTCCGCTCTGCGTCTACAGCGGCGGCGAGATCCTCTTCGACGGCCAGGACCTGCTCGCGCTCTCCGAGAAGGAACTCGGGCGGATCAGGGGACATGACATCGCCATGGTCTTCCAGGACCCGGTGACCAGCCTCGACCCGCTCCAACGCGTCGGCAGCCAGGTCGCCGAAGTGCTC comes from the Streptomyces sp. NBC_01471 genome and includes:
- a CDS encoding ABC transporter permease — its product is MSDLSLREPDTSEPDGTPATPARTARDRTRLLRGVLVRLGTALLVLLCTATVSFFLVRLSGDPVKQLLPPDATAHQETVLRASLGLNRPLFTQYLDFLWGLPRLDFGNSLFYNEPVRTVLADRLPATLQLAGAALVVTLVVAVPAGIFAAMRRGRACDRGVMTGVLLGQSTPPFWVGILLILVFAVGLHVLPASGYGTFANLVLPSVTLAVYSVAVVARLLRSSLIDVLSSDHIRTARAKGFGPVEVVLRHGLRNASLPVITVVGLEVGSLLGGAILTEQVFSWPGVGQLTIEAISKRDFPLVQATVLFFAATFVVVNLLVDLSYSFLDPRVRSSR
- a CDS encoding ABC transporter permease, whose translation is MSPLPPTTTTPPATRPTARGGGPGSAALRALLRNRLAVAALAVLAVMLIAAVFAPLIAPCDPNAQNLLLRLRPPAWQHGGSSAHLLGTDQLGRDMLSRVVYGTRVSLLVGAGAALLAGVIGTAAGLASGYFGGWTDRVLMRLADVQLAFPAILLALAIVGFLGSGLWYVILVLGFTGWVSYARVVRSEVMSLRSRDFITEARAIGVTDAAIMRRHLLPNVMAPLATIGTLHVAAAIVAEASLSYLGLGVPKETVTWGSMLSDGQLYLGTSWWLAVFPGAALMVTSLAVNITGDALRDVADPKAYRR